In a single window of the Thunnus thynnus chromosome 9, fThuThy2.1, whole genome shotgun sequence genome:
- the LOC137189326 gene encoding cell surface A33 antigen-like isoform X1 — MFKATLRSHVSVFLSAPVSSVLLDSECLSQGEMRVSCSSEGADSPQYSWTLDGHTLTDTQLLSGNNETNNITLKQNVSGRLVCSVRNHVSSVSKEKKIFTCGFIFINCTLPDGTNISQWVFSANNTLCIDPTTTPTMSTYTTASPVEKNLPVLAGVLSALVILLMVGVAVVCCQRKKQNNKPKEEDDQELTYADVNIMQRPGRQMHQKAEMEVEYGQVKFSGRPQQTTEMEVEYGQVKFSGRPRKTVQPKEDECVYAKVRNSR; from the exons ATGTTTAAGGCCACATTAAGAAgtcatgtgagtgtgtttctctcAGCTCCTGTGTCCTCTGTCCTGCTGGACTCTGAGTGTCTGTCCCAGGGAGAGATGAGGGTGTCCTGCTCCTCTGAGGGAGCGGACAGTCCTCAGTACAGCTGGACTCTGGatggacacacactgacagacactcaGCTCCTCTCTGGAAATAATGAGACCAACAACATCACTCTGAAACAAAACGTCTCAGGACGACTGGTCTGCTCTGTCAGGAATCACGTCAGTAGTGtctcaaaagaaaagaagatatTTACCTGTG GCTTCATATTCATCAACTGCACCTTACCCGATGGGACAAACATATCACAGTGGGTGTTTTCAGCCAATAACACCCTGTGTATTGATCCAACAACAACCCCTACCATGAGCACATACACTACGGCCTCCCCTGTGG AGAAGAATTTGCCAGTTCTAGCTGGTGTCCTCTCAGCACTGGTAATTCTGTTAATGGTCGGGGTGGCAGTCGTCTGTTGTcaaaggaaaaagcaaaacaacaaacctaAAG AAGAAGATGACCAAGAATTGACCTATGCTGATGTCAACATCATGCAGCGGCCGGGGAGGCAGATGCATCAGAAGGCAGAGATGGAGGTGGAGTACGGCCAAGTCAAGTTTTCAGGGCGACCTCAGCAAACTACAGAGATGGAGGTGGAGTACGGCCAAGTCAAGTTTTCAGGGCGACCTCGGAAAACTGTTCAACCAAAAGAAGATGAATGTGTGTACGCTAAGGTCCGCAACAGCAGGTGA
- the LOC137189329 gene encoding pregnancy-specific beta-1-glycoprotein 6-like has translation MEAVVGLLVMLLGVSHGVETYCDGRQDGAQCYGALGGTVVLQLMDNASEIFKYQWYKNKTTIILHGRKDTIVYNMMKDRSVFTPSNGTFKINNLSRTDGAEYTLHIFDSNAYDLGQRTLQLSIQAPVSSVLLDSECLSQGEMRVSCSSEGADSPQYSWTLDGHTLTDAQLLSGNKETNNITLKQDVSGRLVCSVRNHISSVSKEEKISTCGFIFINCTLPDGTNISQWVFSANNTLCIDPTTTPTMITDTTSFNVDNSLLVCGLRAAVVLSLLVGIAIYFAWKKKKYNEVETSTRPRIKDHPENSFSMVEL, from the exons atggaagctgtggttggactgttggtgaTGCTGCTCGGAGTCTCTCATG GTGTTGAAACCTACTGTGATGGCAGACAGGATGGAGCTCAGTGTTATGGAGCTCTGGGAGGAACTGTGGTGCTCCAGCTGATGGACAACGcctcagaaatatttaaataccaatggtataaaaacaaaacaacaataatacttCATGGGAGAAAGGATACGATTGTGTATAATATGATGAAGGACAGATCCGTTTTTACTCCCAGTAATGGAACATTTAAGATAAATAACCTGAGCAGGACTGATGGTGCTGAATATACCCTTCACATCTTTGATTCAAATGCATATGATTTAGGACAGCGGACTCTTCAGTTGTCTATTCAAG CTCCTGTGTCCTCTGTCCTGCTGGACTCTGAGTGTCTGTCCCAGGGAGAGATGAGGGTGTCCTGCTCCTCTGAGGGAGCGGACAGTCCTCAGTACAGCTGGACTCTGGatggacacacactgacagacgcTCAGCTCCTCTCTGGAAATAAAGAGACCAACAACATCACTCTGAAACAAGACGTCTCAGGACGACTGGTCTGCTCTGTCAGGAATCACATCAGTAGTGTCTCAAAAGAAGAGAAGATATCTACCTGTG GCTTCATATTCATCAACTGCACCTTACCCGATGGGACAAACATATCACAGTGGGTGTTTTCAGCCAATAACACCCTGTGTATTGATCCAACAACAACCCCTACCATGATCACAGACACCACATCCTTCAATGTGG ATAATTCGCTGCTTGTATGCGGTTTGCGAGCAGCTGTTGTACTTTCTCTGTTGGTTGGGATTGCCATCTATTTTGcttggaagaagaagaaatacaacGAAGTTGAAACCTCCACCAGACCACGAATAAAGGACCATCCAGAGAACTCCTTCTCAATGGTTGAATTGTGA
- the LOC137189326 gene encoding cell surface A33 antigen-like isoform X2, with amino-acid sequence MFKATLRSHVSVFLSAPVSSVLLDSECLSQGEMRVSCSSEGADSPQYSWTLDGHTLTDTQLLSGNNETNNITLKQNVSGRLVCSVRNHVSSVSKEKKIFTCGFIFINCTLPDGTNISQWVFSANNTLCIDPTTTPTMSTYTTASPVVLAGVLSALVILLMVGVAVVCCQRKKQNNKPKEEDDQELTYADVNIMQRPGRQMHQKAEMEVEYGQVKFSGRPQQTTEMEVEYGQVKFSGRPRKTVQPKEDECVYAKVRNSR; translated from the exons ATGTTTAAGGCCACATTAAGAAgtcatgtgagtgtgtttctctcAGCTCCTGTGTCCTCTGTCCTGCTGGACTCTGAGTGTCTGTCCCAGGGAGAGATGAGGGTGTCCTGCTCCTCTGAGGGAGCGGACAGTCCTCAGTACAGCTGGACTCTGGatggacacacactgacagacactcaGCTCCTCTCTGGAAATAATGAGACCAACAACATCACTCTGAAACAAAACGTCTCAGGACGACTGGTCTGCTCTGTCAGGAATCACGTCAGTAGTGtctcaaaagaaaagaagatatTTACCTGTG GCTTCATATTCATCAACTGCACCTTACCCGATGGGACAAACATATCACAGTGGGTGTTTTCAGCCAATAACACCCTGTGTATTGATCCAACAACAACCCCTACCATGAGCACATACACTACGGCCTCCCCTGTGG TTCTAGCTGGTGTCCTCTCAGCACTGGTAATTCTGTTAATGGTCGGGGTGGCAGTCGTCTGTTGTcaaaggaaaaagcaaaacaacaaacctaAAG AAGAAGATGACCAAGAATTGACCTATGCTGATGTCAACATCATGCAGCGGCCGGGGAGGCAGATGCATCAGAAGGCAGAGATGGAGGTGGAGTACGGCCAAGTCAAGTTTTCAGGGCGACCTCAGCAAACTACAGAGATGGAGGTGGAGTACGGCCAAGTCAAGTTTTCAGGGCGACCTCGGAAAACTGTTCAACCAAAAGAAGATGAATGTGTGTACGCTAAGGTCCGCAACAGCAGGTGA
- the LOC137189337 gene encoding uncharacterized protein — translation MEAVVGLLVMLLGVSHGVETHCDGRQDGAQCYGALGGTVVLQLMDSASEIFKYKWNKTKTTTILIVRNNTILSNEMKDRSVFTPSNGTFKINNLIRTDGAEYTLQIFDSNGQMSGQRTLQLSIQAPVSSVLLDSECLSQGEMRVSCSSEGADSPQYSWTLDGHTLTDAQLLSGNKETNNITLKQDVSGRLVCSVRNHISSVSEEKNISTCGFIFINCTLPDGTNISQWVFSANNTLCIDPTTTPTMITDKLTSSVEHEKNLPILAGVLSALVILLMVGVAVVCRHRKKQNNKPKEEDDQELTYADVNIVQRPGRQMHQKAETEVEYDQVKFSGRPQKTTEMEVEYGQVKFSGRPRKTVQPKEDECVYAKVRNSR, via the exons atggaagctgtggttggactgttggtgaTGCTGCTCGGAGTCTCTCATG GTGTTGAAACACACTGTGATGGCAGACAGGATGGAGCTCAGTGTTATGGAGCTCTGGGAGGAACTGTGGTGCTCCAGCTGATGGACAGCGcctcagaaatatttaaatacaaatggaataaaaccaaaacaacaacaatactcATTGTGAGAAACAATACGATTTTGTCCAATGAGATGAAGGACAGATCCGTTTTTACTCCCAGTAATGGAACATTTAAGATAAATAACCTGATCAGGACTGATGGTGCTGAATATACCCTTCAAATCTTTGATTCAAATGGACAGATGTCAGGACAGCGGACTCTTCAGTTGTCTATTCAAG CTCCTGTGTCCTCTGTCCTGCTGGACTCTGAGTGTCTGTCCCAGGGAGAGATGAGGGTGTCCTGCTCCTCTGAGGGAGCGGACAGTCCTCAGTACAGCTGGACTCTGGatggacacacactgacagacgcTCAGCTCCTCTCTGGAAATAAAGAGACCAACAACATCACTCTGAAACAAGACGTCTCAGGACGACTGGTCTGCTCTGTCAGGAATCACATCAGTAGTGTCTCAGAAGAAAAGAACATATCTACCTGTG GCTTCATATTCATCAACTGCACCTTACCCGATGGGACAAACATATCACAGTGGGTGTTTTCAGCCAATAACACCCTGTGTATTGATCCAACAACAACCCCTACCATGATCACAGACAAACTGACCTCCTCTGTGG AACATGAGAAGAATTTGCCAATTCTAGCTGGTGTCCTCTCAGCACTGGTAATTCTGTTAATGGTCGGGGTGGCAGTCGTCTGTCGTCAcaggaaaaagcaaaacaacaaacctaAAG AAGAAGATGACCAAGAATTGACCTATGCTGATGTCAACATCGTGCAGCGGCCGGGGAGGCAGATGCATCAGAAGGCAGAGACGGAGGTGGAGTATGACCAAGTCAAGTTTTCAGGGCGACCTCAGAAAACTACAGAGATGGAGGTGGAGTACGGCCAAGTCAAGTTTTCAGGGCGACCTCGGAAAACTGTTCAACCAAAAGAAGATGAATGTGTGTACGCAAAGGTCCGTAACAGCAGGTGA